GCGTTGATGCAAGACCAAGCTCAAGAAGTTTTTTGTCAAGTCTCTCACGAGGCATCAAAGCCTGAGTAGGTATTTGATGATATATATGAGAAATAGAAGTATCATGGGGGAAAAGTCCAGACCGTTTATAGGTTTTATCACCGATCTTATAGGTTCAAGCATGGGAGAAACTAATCTGTCCGTATATTCGTACAGCTTACTTCTCCTTAAAGATGGAAACCACGACGCTATGGCGTGAAATATGACAAGAATAATAAGCAAATTGAGGATCAGGGACAGAAAGCCTTTAATCACTCTACAAACTCAAGTATAGCAAGCTCACAGCCGTCACCTACACGCCTGAC
This region of Hydrogenobacter sp. genomic DNA includes:
- a CDS encoding YggT family protein, producing MIKGFLSLILNLLIILVIFHAIASWFPSLRRSKLYEYTDRLVSPMLEPIRSVIKPINGLDFSPMILLFLIYIIKYLLRL